A genomic segment from Candidatus Leptovillus gracilis encodes:
- a CDS encoding NAD(P)-binding domain-containing protein has product MKIGVFGTSMVGQAISGKLAELGHDVMVGTRNVAKTQANIEPHPYGFPAFSVWQKEHASVKLGTFADAAKHGEVVFNATNGTGSLEALKLAGESNLNGKILVDIANPLDFSKGSPPSLSVSNTDSLGEQIQRAFPNVKVVKTLNTVTAFLMVNPSLIANADHTLFVCGNDADAKAQVTEWLKGWFGWKDIIDLGDITNSRGTEQVLPIWIRLFGVLGTGMFNFKIVK; this is encoded by the coding sequence ATGAAAATCGGAGTCTTTGGAACAAGCATGGTCGGTCAAGCCATCAGTGGAAAATTGGCGGAACTTGGACATGACGTAATGGTTGGTACGCGCAATGTGGCGAAAACACAAGCGAACATTGAGCCTCATCCATATGGTTTTCCAGCATTCAGCGTTTGGCAGAAAGAACACGCGAGCGTTAAACTCGGAACCTTTGCAGATGCCGCCAAACACGGTGAAGTCGTGTTCAATGCCACAAATGGCACAGGTTCATTGGAGGCCCTCAAACTGGCTGGTGAATCCAATCTCAACGGCAAGATTCTCGTAGATATTGCCAATCCACTGGATTTCTCTAAAGGTAGCCCGCCTTCGCTCTCAGTCAGCAATACCGATTCACTTGGCGAACAGATTCAGCGTGCTTTTCCAAATGTGAAAGTGGTAAAGACCCTCAACACTGTAACCGCCTTCCTGATGGTCAATCCTAGCCTGATTGCCAATGCGGATCATACATTGTTTGTGTGTGGCAACGATGCGGACGCCAAAGCGCAAGTGACCGAGTGGCTTAAAGGTTGGTTCGGCTGGAAGGATATAATTGACTTGGGCGATATTACGAATTCGCGCGGTACGGAACAAGTTCTGCCTATCTGGATTCGGCTATTT
- a CDS encoding transposase → MRAKCTRSAALSRTLTIRPQAGYEALCAARQRQKEHGFWRTYAKRAGMEGTISQRIAIADLRRTRHVGLVKTCLQHILTALGMNILRLGAWWAELPQARTGVSSFARLAPASVIA, encoded by the coding sequence GTGCGTGCCAAGTGTACTCGGTCTGCGGCCTTATCTCGTACACTGACCATTCGGCCGCAAGCTGGATATGAAGCGCTATGTGCAGCTCGTCAACGTCAGAAAGAACATGGCTTTTGGCGAACATATGCCAAACGAGCTGGTATGGAGGGTACTATTTCGCAAAGGATTGCCATTGCTGACTTGCGACGTACTCGTCATGTTGGTTTGGTTAAGACTTGTCTACAACACATACTGACGGCTTTAGGAATGAATATTTTGCGTTTAGGCGCGTGGTGGGCAGAGTTACCACAGGCTCGAACAGGAGTTTCTTCCTTTGCCAGGTTAGCGCCAGCATCCGTGATTGCCTAA
- a CDS encoding TetR/AcrR family transcriptional regulator — translation MKNEITPKDKLFQTAARLFYQHGYRAIGVDTIAAESGIGKMTLYRHYPSKDDLIVAFLKDSNDGFWNYFEQATKDIPTPREKLLAFFQGLQDYVTTPACCGCPFLNVATEYPETGYSGHQVALEHKQSVRARFRQLAKDAGATNPEALADQLFLLMDGAYMASRMFGRKNPAMYVAEAAQVLVDSALG, via the coding sequence ATGAAAAACGAAATCACTCCAAAAGATAAACTATTCCAAACCGCCGCACGTTTATTCTATCAACACGGTTATCGCGCCATCGGCGTGGATACCATCGCCGCCGAATCAGGCATCGGCAAGATGACTCTTTACCGTCACTACCCCTCCAAAGACGATTTGATTGTTGCATTTCTCAAAGATAGCAACGATGGTTTCTGGAATTATTTTGAGCAAGCCACAAAAGACATTCCTACCCCACGCGAAAAATTACTGGCATTCTTTCAAGGCTTGCAGGACTATGTGACCACCCCCGCATGTTGCGGATGTCCCTTCCTCAATGTGGCAACTGAATACCCTGAAACGGGTTATTCTGGTCATCAGGTTGCGCTTGAACACAAGCAATCTGTTCGCGCCCGTTTTCGTCAATTGGCAAAAGATGCGGGTGCAACCAACCCCGAAGCACTGGCTGATCAACTCTTTCTTTTAATGGACGGCGCTTATATGGCGTCGCGCATGTTTGGCAGAAAGAATCCCGCCATGTATGTTGCCGAAGCCGCGCAGGTTTTGGTTGACTCGGCTCTCGGATGA